A region from the Mucilaginibacter sp. CSA2-8R genome encodes:
- a CDS encoding nuclear transport factor 2 family protein, which yields MINNSSLKSQELIKKAYQAFNNRNIDTILQMMHSDIKWSRAWEGDYARGHDEVKAYWQRQWQEINPKVTPVTFVERTNGTLAVEVDQLVIDLEGRILFDGKVKHIYTIENGLLKQMDIEQH from the coding sequence ATGATTAACAACAGCTCCCTAAAAAGTCAGGAACTGATCAAAAAGGCTTACCAAGCTTTTAACAACCGTAATATCGACACTATACTGCAAATGATGCATTCCGACATTAAATGGTCGAGAGCATGGGAAGGCGACTATGCCCGCGGGCATGATGAAGTAAAAGCCTACTGGCAGCGGCAATGGCAAGAGATTAATCCCAAGGTAACTCCTGTTACTTTTGTTGAAAGAACTAACGGAACTTTAGCAGTGGAAGTTGACCAGTTGGTAATAGATTTAGAAGGCCGTATTTTATTTGATGGAAAGGTAAAACACATATATACCATCGAAAATGGATTGCTAAAACAAATGGATATCGAACAGCATTAA
- a CDS encoding family 78 glycoside hydrolase catalytic domain — protein MHASKKINRLSFLLSFVIALVIPAIVKAENAAVVNLQCEHLYNPIGLDNPNVRLSWVLQDVRSGARQEAYQLAVGTDEKQVSAGRGNVWQTSKITSDANLVTYAGKPLQPFTRYYWTVTLWDKNGKPVKAAANSFEMGMMGQSHWRGSWISDEHGVDEKAAPYLRKAFNVQKQITSARAYIAAAGLYELYINGLQVGDHRLDPMYTRFDRRNLYVTYDVTRYLQKGENAVGILLGNGWYNFQSRAVWDFERAPWRNRPAVCMDIHITYSDGTTDMISTDKTWKTMLSPLVFNSIYTGEQYDARREVLNWNKPDFNDNKWNSVINRQAPSAHITAQAMVPVRNVEKIVPVSFKKINDTAYLYNLGRNIAGVSQITLTADSNTRIKLVHAERLNAQGLPDQSNVDYFLTESTKSTDPFATDVYYLKGKGTETFAPRFNYKGFQYVEVTSNKPIQLKQESLVGWFMHSDVAQVGHINTSNPLLNKLYAATNASYLSNLFGYPTDCPQREKNGWTGDAHIASDVGLYNFDVITVYEKWMADHRDEQQPNGVLPSIIPTDGWGYEWGNGPDWTSTVAIIPWNVYLFYGDQKILKDSYDAIKRYVNYIDEKYPSGLTTWGLGDWAPVKSKTPVELTSSVYYFVDVDILAKAAQILGKQSDFKIYTGLAAKIKQAINAKYLNSQTGQYADGYQTEQAVPLYWGIVPNQLKPKAAAILARSVVANNYHLDVGILGAKAILGALSDNGQAETAYKLATQDTFPSWGWWMANGATTLYENWDLTLKRDLSLNHIMFGEIGAWMFKTLAGIKPNESRPGFKHFFVQPAFVQGLDNFEAQHTGPLGNVISSWRRTGQRIAYHIEVPANTTATIIFPADKAIYNGKKKVPAVSPINVNAGVHDYIIEKPLYP, from the coding sequence ATGCACGCCTCCAAAAAGATCAATCGTTTGTCGTTCTTGCTTTCATTTGTCATTGCTTTGGTAATACCGGCAATAGTTAAGGCCGAAAACGCGGCGGTCGTTAATTTGCAATGTGAGCATTTGTATAATCCAATTGGGTTGGATAACCCTAACGTACGACTGTCTTGGGTATTGCAGGATGTTCGAAGCGGCGCTCGGCAAGAGGCTTACCAACTTGCAGTAGGTACCGACGAAAAGCAGGTGAGCGCCGGCAGAGGCAATGTATGGCAAACGTCGAAAATAACATCTGATGCCAATTTAGTTACTTACGCAGGTAAACCATTACAGCCTTTTACCCGCTATTATTGGACAGTAACCCTATGGGATAAAAATGGTAAACCGGTAAAAGCGGCCGCTAACAGTTTTGAGATGGGAATGATGGGGCAAAGCCATTGGCGCGGTAGCTGGATTAGTGATGAGCATGGTGTTGATGAAAAAGCTGCACCCTATCTTCGCAAAGCATTTAATGTTCAAAAGCAAATTACATCGGCAAGAGCTTATATTGCTGCTGCCGGTTTGTATGAGCTATATATTAATGGTCTGCAAGTTGGCGACCATCGGCTGGATCCAATGTATACCCGGTTTGACCGGCGTAACCTGTACGTAACTTATGATGTAACCCGCTATTTGCAGAAAGGAGAAAATGCAGTAGGCATATTATTAGGTAATGGCTGGTATAACTTCCAGTCGCGCGCAGTGTGGGATTTTGAGCGTGCACCCTGGCGTAACCGGCCAGCAGTGTGTATGGATATTCATATCACCTATAGCGATGGTACAACTGATATGATTAGCACCGACAAAACCTGGAAAACGATGTTGAGCCCGTTAGTGTTTAACAGCATATACACTGGCGAACAGTATGATGCGCGGCGCGAAGTACTAAACTGGAACAAGCCTGATTTTAATGATAACAAATGGAATAGTGTAATTAACAGGCAGGCGCCGTCGGCTCATATCACAGCGCAGGCTATGGTGCCTGTTCGCAATGTTGAGAAGATTGTACCCGTAAGCTTTAAAAAGATTAACGATACTGCTTATCTGTATAATTTAGGACGTAACATAGCTGGTGTAAGTCAGATTACATTAACCGCCGACTCAAATACCCGCATCAAACTTGTACATGCTGAGCGTTTAAATGCGCAAGGTTTGCCCGACCAGTCAAATGTCGATTACTTTTTAACCGAATCTACAAAGTCAACCGATCCTTTTGCTACCGATGTTTATTATTTGAAAGGTAAAGGCACAGAAACTTTTGCGCCCCGGTTTAACTATAAAGGATTTCAGTACGTTGAGGTTACAAGCAATAAACCTATACAACTCAAGCAGGAAAGTTTAGTTGGCTGGTTTATGCATAGTGATGTAGCTCAGGTTGGCCACATTAACACTTCAAATCCTTTACTCAATAAGTTATACGCTGCCACTAATGCTTCTTATCTGTCAAATTTGTTTGGCTATCCTACGGATTGCCCTCAGCGCGAAAAAAATGGCTGGACAGGAGATGCGCACATTGCGAGTGACGTAGGCCTTTACAATTTTGATGTAATTACCGTTTACGAAAAATGGATGGCCGATCATCGCGATGAGCAGCAGCCTAACGGCGTATTGCCGTCTATTATACCTACCGATGGCTGGGGCTACGAATGGGGAAACGGGCCCGACTGGACGAGTACCGTTGCCATTATTCCGTGGAATGTGTATTTATTTTACGGCGATCAAAAGATATTAAAGGATAGCTATGACGCTATTAAGCGCTATGTAAATTATATTGACGAGAAGTATCCAAGCGGACTGACCACCTGGGGATTGGGCGACTGGGCGCCGGTGAAATCTAAAACGCCGGTTGAGTTAACCTCGTCCGTATATTATTTTGTTGATGTGGATATCCTGGCAAAAGCAGCCCAAATTTTAGGTAAGCAATCTGATTTCAAAATTTATACAGGACTGGCCGCAAAAATAAAACAGGCCATCAACGCTAAATATCTAAATAGCCAAACCGGGCAATATGCCGATGGTTATCAAACTGAGCAGGCTGTACCTTTGTATTGGGGCATTGTACCCAATCAACTTAAACCAAAGGCTGCTGCCATACTGGCCCGTTCGGTAGTTGCCAATAATTACCATTTGGATGTGGGTATATTAGGTGCAAAAGCTATTTTGGGTGCGTTAAGTGATAACGGGCAGGCAGAGACGGCCTATAAGTTAGCTACACAAGACACCTTCCCATCGTGGGGGTGGTGGATGGCCAATGGTGCTACCACGCTGTATGAAAACTGGGATTTGACGCTGAAGCGTGATTTGTCGCTCAATCATATCATGTTTGGCGAAATTGGTGCTTGGATGTTTAAAACGCTGGCTGGTATAAAGCCCAACGAGTCAAGGCCGGGCTTTAAACATTTCTTTGTACAGCCAGCTTTTGTTCAAGGCCTGGATAATTTTGAAGCACAGCATACCGGGCCATTAGGCAATGTAATTTCATCGTGGCGACGTACCGGTCAGCGCATTGCTTATCATATCGAAGTGCCTGCAAATACAACGGCTACCATAATATTCCCTGCGGATAAAGCCATTTATAATGGAAAGAAAAAAGTGCCCGCTGTATCTCCAATTAATGTAAATGCTGGCGTACATGACTATATAATTGAAAAGCCGCTGTACCCATAA
- a CDS encoding L-rhamnose mutarotase, which produces MKRYCLTLDLINDDSLMAEYESHHQKVWPEILESITTSGILQMEIYRFKSRLFMIMDVNNEFSFEKKAGMDAGNAKVQEWETLMWKYQQALPGAKPGEKWMLMDSIFQLKQA; this is translated from the coding sequence ATGAAAAGATATTGCTTAACACTGGATTTGATAAACGATGATAGCTTAATGGCCGAATATGAATCCCATCACCAAAAAGTATGGCCGGAAATATTGGAAAGTATAACTACATCAGGCATACTGCAGATGGAAATTTACAGGTTTAAAAGCAGGTTGTTCATGATTATGGATGTTAACAATGAATTTTCGTTCGAGAAAAAGGCCGGTATGGATGCTGGTAACGCTAAGGTGCAGGAGTGGGAGACATTGATGTGGAAATATCAGCAGGCGCTGCCCGGAGCTAAACCAGGTGAAAAATGGATGTTGATGGATTCTATTTTTCAGCTTAAACAGGCTTAA
- a CDS encoding SusC/RagA family TonB-linked outer membrane protein translates to MKFTKPLKDKRNRFNLPKLSLAQKLILAGTLVINLDAAAATVTPYNSESPAHVASALTFNRFTADGRITGKITDEKGQPLPGVTVQVKGRQTAAVTDVNGTYNIEAPTNAILVISYIGYATQEIATNGKVELNISLTPSTSALNEVVVTALGIKKDQKKLGYSVSTVNGNDLNQARETNVALSLEGRVAGLSVGASNGGPGSSSRVLLRGLTSFTAGSPLYVINGVPMDNTQRGSASEWGGADYGDGISNINPDDIESMTVLKGQSASALYGSRASNGVILITTKSGKKNSNFGVEYNSNLQFDKAYNNTDFQQVYGQGQNGTKPSTASEALLTGNSAWGAKMDGSQVIQFDGKSYAYSPIKNSYLKFYRTAPSFTNTVSFTGGSETGSFRLSLSNLRANSIVPNSYLDRKTFNFNGTQSVTKKLDITVIANYIIEKGKNRSSLSDGPGNPNNVQFLAPNEDQSILANRVSASGREQSFTNDTYVTNPYFAAYDFQNNTLRKRLISSLAGKYNFTKWLYAQGRLGYDNIIDERTSIEPTGTAYRNDNGTMTLYNTQTTEFNADVLVNAKHDIVKDWLNLDLSVGGNIRQSRYDGLITAGGNGGFVIPYFYSITNFAARTTRLPDNYTNKHVNSAYYSADFSIKDYLVLSTTGRYDTYSSISGTVGRGIFSPSVSGSFIFSDLMKINNLDLGKVRLSYAQTSNDAPAYANQVYYTVNNSINGVPAGGFSTQLPNLFLKPFTLKELEAGLEMKFWHDRFGFDVSAFTRKTKNEIINTNIDPSTGYNNQYLGTGSTQNRGVELEIHGTPVKSSNFSWTPSFNFTYVKNKILQTDPTNANVSFGTYRPQNASTALIVGMSGPQILAYDYARNASGQIIVDGSGIPVQGALIPMGATIPKVYGGLNNSFNFKSFNLSFLTDYRFGNKILSATNYYSISRGLNQMTLVGREGGVVTPNSVTASGAPNTTAVPAQTYYQELARRISGLDVLDGSFIKLRQVTFGYNIPKNILGRTPFSSINVSFVARNLWTIMKHTDNIDPESGFSNDVRYTGIEGTSLPQTRTYGFNVNFKFKN, encoded by the coding sequence ATGAAATTTACGAAGCCTTTGAAAGACAAAAGGAACAGATTTAATCTGCCCAAATTGTCTCTCGCTCAAAAATTGATATTAGCCGGCACCTTGGTCATCAATCTTGACGCTGCTGCAGCAACAGTAACCCCCTATAACAGCGAATCGCCGGCGCATGTAGCCTCGGCGTTAACTTTTAACCGTTTTACTGCCGATGGCAGAATTACCGGTAAAATTACCGACGAAAAAGGACAGCCCCTTCCAGGTGTAACCGTACAGGTTAAAGGCCGCCAAACAGCTGCCGTTACCGATGTAAACGGTACTTATAATATAGAAGCACCTACAAACGCCATTTTGGTGATTAGCTATATCGGTTATGCTACGCAAGAAATTGCCACTAACGGAAAGGTTGAATTAAACATTAGCCTTACCCCTTCAACCAGCGCGTTGAACGAAGTTGTGGTAACGGCTTTAGGTATTAAAAAAGACCAGAAAAAACTGGGTTACTCAGTTTCTACTGTAAATGGTAACGATTTAAATCAAGCGCGTGAAACTAACGTAGCACTTTCTTTGGAAGGCAGGGTGGCAGGTTTGAGCGTAGGAGCATCAAACGGTGGCCCGGGTTCATCTTCACGTGTTTTGTTAAGAGGTTTAACCAGCTTTACAGCCGGTTCTCCGCTTTATGTAATTAATGGTGTACCAATGGATAACACCCAGCGCGGATCAGCCAGTGAGTGGGGTGGCGCAGATTACGGCGACGGTATTTCTAACATTAACCCTGACGACATTGAATCAATGACGGTGCTTAAAGGTCAGTCGGCCTCGGCGTTGTATGGTTCACGTGCATCAAACGGTGTAATTTTAATTACTACCAAATCAGGTAAAAAAAATTCCAACTTTGGTGTAGAGTATAACTCCAACTTACAGTTTGACAAAGCTTATAACAACACTGATTTTCAGCAGGTTTATGGCCAGGGCCAAAATGGCACCAAACCAAGCACCGCATCAGAAGCCTTACTCACTGGAAACTCAGCCTGGGGAGCCAAAATGGACGGATCGCAGGTTATACAGTTCGACGGAAAATCATATGCGTATTCTCCGATTAAAAACAGTTATCTGAAATTTTACCGGACTGCACCGAGCTTCACAAATACTGTATCGTTCACTGGTGGCAGCGAAACAGGGAGTTTCCGTTTGTCATTATCTAACTTAAGGGCAAACTCAATTGTACCTAACAGTTATCTGGACCGGAAAACTTTTAACTTTAACGGTACACAATCGGTTACAAAAAAACTTGACATTACCGTTATTGCTAACTACATAATAGAAAAAGGTAAAAACCGGTCTTCATTAAGCGACGGCCCAGGTAACCCTAACAACGTTCAGTTTTTAGCACCCAACGAAGATCAAAGCATATTAGCAAACCGTGTTAGTGCCAGCGGCAGAGAGCAAAGCTTTACCAACGATACATACGTAACCAACCCGTATTTTGCAGCTTACGATTTTCAAAACAATACGCTTAGAAAACGTCTAATTTCTTCATTAGCAGGTAAATACAACTTCACAAAATGGTTATATGCGCAAGGCCGTTTAGGTTATGATAACATCATTGATGAGCGTACCAGCATTGAGCCTACAGGCACCGCCTATCGTAATGACAATGGCACCATGACGTTATATAACACGCAAACAACTGAGTTTAATGCGGACGTGTTAGTTAACGCCAAACACGACATTGTTAAAGACTGGTTAAATTTGGACTTAAGTGTAGGTGGCAACATTCGTCAGAGCCGCTATGACGGGTTAATTACTGCCGGGGGTAATGGTGGTTTTGTGATCCCTTACTTTTACAGTATCACCAACTTTGCAGCCCGCACCACCCGTTTACCCGATAACTATACTAACAAGCATGTAAACTCTGCCTATTACTCAGCCGACTTCTCTATCAAAGATTATTTAGTTTTAAGTACAACAGGCAGATATGATACTTACAGTAGTATATCAGGTACTGTAGGTCGGGGTATTTTCTCTCCATCAGTATCAGGAAGTTTCATTTTTTCTGATTTGATGAAAATAAACAATCTTGATCTTGGAAAAGTAAGATTATCGTATGCACAAACCAGCAACGATGCACCGGCTTACGCCAATCAGGTTTATTATACAGTAAATAACTCTATCAATGGTGTTCCGGCCGGCGGTTTCAGTACCCAGTTGCCAAACTTATTCTTAAAGCCATTTACGCTGAAAGAGTTAGAGGCCGGTTTAGAGATGAAGTTCTGGCATGATCGTTTTGGATTTGATGTTTCTGCATTTACCCGTAAAACTAAAAACGAAATCATCAATACCAATATCGATCCATCTACCGGTTATAACAACCAATATTTAGGTACTGGTTCAACTCAAAACAGAGGTGTGGAGCTTGAAATCCACGGCACTCCGGTAAAATCAAGCAATTTTAGCTGGACTCCGTCTTTCAACTTTACTTATGTAAAAAATAAAATTTTACAGACAGATCCAACCAACGCAAACGTATCTTTTGGTACTTACCGCCCGCAAAACGCTTCTACTGCCCTAATTGTGGGTATGTCCGGACCACAGATCTTGGCTTACGATTATGCTCGTAACGCAAGCGGTCAGATCATTGTTGATGGCAGTGGTATCCCAGTACAGGGCGCTCTTATACCGATGGGTGCTACCATTCCTAAAGTGTATGGAGGTTTAAACAACTCTTTCAACTTTAAATCATTTAATTTATCATTCTTGACTGATTATCGTTTTGGTAACAAAATTTTGTCAGCAACTAACTATTACAGTATCTCACGGGGTCTAAATCAAATGACTCTTGTTGGTCGCGAAGGCGGTGTAGTAACACCTAATTCTGTAACTGCAAGCGGTGCCCCAAATACTACAGCTGTACCGGCTCAAACTTATTATCAAGAGTTAGCCCGCAGAATATCAGGTTTAGATGTATTGGATGGTAGCTTTATTAAGCTTCGCCAGGTTACTTTTGGTTATAACATTCCTAAAAACATCTTAGGTCGTACACCATTCAGCAGCATCAATGTATCATTCGTAGCTCGTAACTTATGGACTATCATGAAACATACTGACAACATCGATCCGGAATCAGGTTTCTCTAATGATGTTCGATACACAGGTATAGAGGGCACCAGCTTACCGCAGACCAGAACTTATGGTTTCAATGTTAACTTTAAATTTAAAAATTAA
- a CDS encoding SusD/RagB family nutrient-binding outer membrane lipoprotein has product MKKRLIYGWLLAGVTFASSCTKNFDEVNTDPYKATSENFNPNFLMSQAQIQFSQTGYDQLLFQSMWVQSLASTFDYYANGDKYVLRGSGTGYYSRTWNRGYGALTLVDEMKNLVQGKTQYSNLDACGTILRVMFIQRITDLHGDVPYSQEGQAKSGNVAPVFDKQQDIYKAMLSQLDAATAALDLNKDKPSSDLFYGGDISKWKRLGYSLMLKAAMRLTKVDAATAKTYAEKAYAAGTMTSVADNAKVLTDNANGNSNSNSDALLVADDFREVRWGKTLIDIMKTSNDPRISAVAEVSAGTGKAANEDRATPGVNTASLQIGMPNGYDLNGGATDISKAPNYPGTSPANPAVPNDAPAPVGKYSRPRLTVYDDRSGVNMLYTYGESELLLAEAAVRGWNTGSAATHYANALAADIRSLAQMNATPQAVVSDNDIASYVSRNPLNTANTTALQQINTEYYVVTSTTFNFNETFANWRRSGYPVLTPVTYPGQYITGSIPRRMPYPITLPQTNGANYQAAVANQGPDNFATRVWWDKQ; this is encoded by the coding sequence ATGAAAAAACGTTTAATATATGGATGGCTGCTTGCAGGCGTAACTTTTGCGAGCAGTTGTACTAAAAACTTTGATGAAGTTAACACTGACCCATATAAGGCTACTTCAGAAAACTTCAATCCTAACTTTTTGATGTCGCAGGCTCAAATCCAGTTTTCGCAAACCGGTTATGACCAATTGCTATTTCAAAGCATGTGGGTTCAAAGTTTAGCATCTACATTTGATTATTATGCCAATGGCGACAAGTACGTATTAAGAGGTAGCGGAACAGGCTATTATAGCAGAACCTGGAACAGAGGCTACGGTGCCTTAACCTTGGTTGACGAGATGAAAAACCTGGTTCAGGGTAAAACTCAATACAGCAACCTGGATGCTTGCGGAACTATTTTACGTGTTATGTTTATACAGCGCATTACCGACTTGCACGGTGACGTTCCTTACTCACAAGAAGGACAGGCAAAATCAGGCAATGTAGCGCCAGTATTTGATAAGCAGCAAGACATTTATAAAGCTATGCTGTCACAATTAGATGCTGCTACTGCCGCGTTGGATTTGAACAAAGATAAACCATCATCAGACTTATTTTATGGTGGCGATATCAGCAAATGGAAAAGGTTAGGTTATTCGCTGATGCTTAAAGCGGCAATGCGTCTTACCAAAGTAGATGCAGCAACCGCTAAAACATATGCCGAAAAAGCGTACGCCGCCGGTACGATGACCAGTGTAGCTGACAATGCTAAGGTTTTGACCGACAATGCAAATGGCAACTCCAACTCTAACTCCGATGCATTATTGGTTGCAGACGATTTTAGAGAAGTACGTTGGGGTAAAACGCTGATTGATATTATGAAAACCAGCAATGACCCACGTATTAGTGCTGTTGCTGAAGTTAGCGCTGGCACAGGTAAAGCTGCTAATGAAGATAGGGCAACTCCAGGCGTTAATACCGCCAGTTTACAAATTGGTATGCCTAATGGGTACGATTTAAACGGTGGAGCTACTGATATATCTAAGGCACCTAATTACCCTGGCACCAGCCCGGCTAACCCTGCCGTTCCAAATGATGCACCGGCTCCTGTAGGCAAATACTCACGTCCAAGATTAACTGTTTATGATGATCGTAGTGGTGTAAATATGCTTTACACTTATGGCGAAAGTGAATTGTTATTGGCCGAAGCAGCCGTTCGTGGTTGGAACACCGGTTCTGCTGCTACTCACTACGCTAACGCGTTGGCAGCAGACATTAGATCATTAGCTCAAATGAATGCAACTCCACAAGCAGTTGTAAGCGACAATGACATTGCATCTTACGTGTCCAGAAATCCGTTAAACACAGCTAACACCACTGCATTACAGCAAATTAATACTGAATATTATGTAGTAACTTCAACTACATTTAACTTCAACGAGACATTTGCTAACTGGAGAAGATCAGGTTATCCGGTATTAACCCCTGTAACTTATCCTGGCCAGTACATTACCGGCTCAATTCCGCGCCGTATGCCTTATCCAATCACCCTTCCGCAAACCAACGGTGCCAATTACCAGGCAGCTGTTGCCAACCAAGGGCCAGACAATTTTGCTACCCGCGTTTGGTGGGATAAGCAATAA